One genomic region from Leptospira tipperaryensis encodes:
- a CDS encoding DUF2797 domain-containing protein, with amino-acid sequence MKQNVSGFLRMMDHEGIDPVRYIWNWATYETETSEKQESHLQEDSNILNSLGKKYKLEFTGRIRCVSCGRITKKSFNQGNCFTCFQTLAENDLCILRPDTCHFHLGTCRQPDWGDSHCFRPHTVYLANSSAIKVGITKENPVSNRWVDQGAVQGIPLVEVNSRRDAGIIEKELSKVLSDRTTWQKMVSGDPEEIDLSERKKEFLQKIEDLDFDLDYRVSPQEEPTRIRYPVLHFPQKILSLSPEKNLVIEDVLTGIKGQYLLFQSGVINIRAYGGYEATLSVE; translated from the coding sequence ATGAAACAAAACGTCTCCGGTTTTTTAAGAATGATGGATCACGAAGGAATCGATCCGGTCCGTTATATCTGGAACTGGGCGACTTATGAAACCGAGACCTCCGAAAAACAGGAAAGTCATTTACAAGAAGATTCTAATATTCTAAATTCTCTCGGTAAAAAATACAAACTCGAGTTTACGGGAAGAATCCGTTGTGTTTCCTGCGGACGTATCACCAAAAAAAGTTTCAACCAAGGAAACTGTTTTACGTGTTTTCAAACGCTCGCGGAAAACGATCTCTGTATCCTAAGACCCGATACCTGTCACTTTCATCTTGGAACTTGCAGACAACCGGATTGGGGAGATTCTCACTGCTTTCGACCGCATACGGTCTATTTGGCGAACAGTTCTGCGATCAAGGTGGGAATCACAAAGGAGAATCCGGTTTCCAACCGTTGGGTGGATCAGGGAGCCGTCCAAGGAATTCCTTTGGTGGAAGTGAATTCGAGAAGGGACGCGGGGATCATTGAAAAAGAATTGTCCAAGGTTTTATCGGATCGAACGACTTGGCAGAAGATGGTCTCTGGGGATCCGGAGGAGATCGATCTTTCCGAAAGAAAAAAAGAATTCTTACAAAAGATTGAGGACTTGGATTTTGATCTCGACTACAGGGTGTCGCCTCAAGAAGAACCGACTCGAATTCGATATCCGGTTTTGCATTTTCCTCAAAAAATTCTTTCCTTATCTCCGGAAAAAAATCTCGTCATCGAAGACGTCCTTACCGGGATCAAAGGACAGTATCTCCTCTTTCAATCCGGGGTCATCAATATTCGCGCTTACGGCGGATACGAAGCCACTCTCAGCGTAGAATAA
- a CDS encoding M48 family metalloprotease: MFRMKKIVVKLALFITVVSFWGCGVIIESVVPIELDLQIGKSFLENAKDGKEGMHILKNAVLEKYVKSVADKILKSDKIQYKKEFPYKISILEDDDTINAVCTPGGYIFVYTGLLKLIKDEATLAAILAHEIAHAEKRHSVKQIISSLGIYFTIYIGLTIFLGSDAANLINLGSRVGGEILTLANSRSAEAEADEMSFEYLKSTKYYPGALESFFVLIEKKEKEEGGVDPDKRVIKFLSTHPLNEDRIAENQKRLDKIGNPKATSENLYSARYQSVMKRAFGEDE; this comes from the coding sequence ATGTTCCGTATGAAAAAGATCGTAGTGAAGTTAGCTCTATTCATAACCGTCGTTTCGTTCTGGGGCTGCGGTGTTATTATCGAATCCGTCGTTCCGATTGAATTGGATCTGCAAATCGGAAAATCATTTTTAGAAAACGCAAAAGACGGAAAGGAAGGAATGCATATCCTAAAGAATGCGGTCCTCGAAAAGTATGTAAAATCAGTAGCCGATAAAATTTTAAAATCGGATAAGATCCAATACAAAAAAGAATTCCCTTATAAAATTTCCATCCTCGAGGACGATGATACGATCAACGCCGTCTGTACTCCGGGCGGTTATATTTTTGTCTATACCGGACTTTTAAAGTTAATCAAAGACGAGGCAACGCTCGCTGCCATTCTCGCTCACGAAATCGCACACGCCGAAAAAAGACATTCAGTGAAACAGATCATCAGCTCTTTGGGAATCTACTTTACGATTTATATCGGTCTTACGATTTTTTTAGGCTCGGACGCGGCCAATCTCATCAACTTGGGTTCGAGAGTGGGCGGAGAAATTTTGACCCTCGCCAACAGCCGCTCCGCAGAAGCGGAAGCCGACGAAATGAGTTTTGAATATTTGAAATCCACGAAATACTATCCGGGCGCACTGGAATCTTTTTTTGTTCTTATCGAAAAGAAAGAAAAAGAAGAAGGCGGAGTGGATCCTGACAAACGTGTGATTAAATTCTTATCCACACATCCTCTGAACGAAGATAGAATCGCAGAAAATCAAAAACGTCTGGATAAGATCGGAAATCCAAAAGCGACTTCTGAAAATCTCTATTCCGCTCGATATCAATCCGTAATGAAACGGGCCTTCGGCGAAGACGAGTGA
- a CDS encoding DUF2157 domain-containing protein, with protein MRLEHKLKKWVEAGLIGSEQSESILRFEENKKTPYLYYSFLILGVVVIGIGIIAVIAANWEEISDFIKLGAALLLLTSIGIAGFLKRENPNLLTVLIVLNSILILGMIGLISQVYNLEGKYYEAAMLWCILNFLFLISTDSKTFLHLWLIGFQVFLTGWILEREHSIETMYWIEFFYLSTVGYFTLWLSSEKFSLDSRKGSLFLWAVLFLVAGSSYQGFVEKILESTGWSHSLVGFPWLKLCFRLLALVPAGLLLVSNKDFSISQKKSLALSSFFLFFLYFPFPFQYVPITSILSYVWNYSISLLPAILFILFWLGIASAFRSHKKIFDLSIAIIGVRFLFFYFDVFGSLTYTGFGLILSGLLIIGLTVGYLKYKGKVRNLLGGEE; from the coding sequence ATGCGCCTGGAACACAAACTTAAAAAATGGGTGGAAGCGGGGCTGATCGGTTCGGAACAATCCGAATCAATTCTCCGTTTTGAAGAAAACAAAAAGACTCCTTACTTATATTATTCTTTTCTAATTTTGGGAGTTGTGGTGATCGGAATCGGGATTATCGCGGTCATCGCTGCCAATTGGGAAGAAATCTCGGACTTCATTAAGTTAGGCGCCGCGCTTCTCCTCTTGACTTCGATCGGAATCGCCGGATTTTTAAAACGAGAGAATCCGAATCTTCTCACGGTGTTGATCGTCCTCAATTCCATTTTGATCTTGGGAATGATCGGACTCATTTCACAGGTTTACAACTTAGAAGGAAAATACTACGAAGCTGCTATGCTCTGGTGTATTCTGAATTTCTTATTTTTGATTTCTACGGATTCCAAAACTTTTCTGCATCTTTGGCTCATCGGCTTTCAGGTCTTTCTCACGGGTTGGATTTTGGAACGGGAACATTCGATTGAAACGATGTATTGGATCGAATTTTTTTATCTTTCGACGGTCGGATACTTTACGCTTTGGTTGAGCTCTGAAAAGTTTTCTTTGGATTCGAGAAAAGGAAGTTTGTTTTTATGGGCCGTTTTGTTTTTAGTCGCGGGAAGTTCCTATCAAGGTTTTGTGGAAAAAATATTGGAGAGCACAGGTTGGAGTCATTCTCTCGTTGGGTTTCCTTGGTTGAAACTTTGTTTCCGTTTGCTCGCGCTCGTTCCCGCCGGATTGCTTCTCGTTTCCAATAAGGACTTTTCGATCAGCCAGAAAAAGTCTTTGGCTTTGAGTTCTTTCTTTTTGTTTTTTCTTTATTTCCCGTTTCCGTTTCAATACGTTCCGATCACGTCCATACTCTCCTATGTTTGGAATTATTCGATCTCCTTGCTTCCCGCGATATTGTTTATTCTTTTTTGGTTAGGAATCGCGTCCGCGTTTCGTTCCCACAAAAAGATCTTTGATCTTTCGATAGCGATCATCGGAGTTCGATTCTTATTTTTTTACTTCGATGTCTTTGGTTCATTGACTTACACCGGATTTGGTCTGATTCTTTCCGGGCTTTTGATCATCGGTTTGACGGTCGGTTATTTAAAATACAAGGGTAAGGTAAGAAACCTACTCGGAGGGGAAGAATGA
- a CDS encoding GDYXXLXY domain-containing protein has protein sequence MRILKYLLLISFGIPILFFASEILYLEFAKKSGKELILPIQGYDPRDLLAGHYLRYSISFQTESVCPETDREGILRKTKSEVSHCLCYSHSGKILEGEGLFVENCEPDTLKSRELCRVYLRGTCDYGRFKIGNERYYVNEQKAREYEVRLRKEKGVHIRLKVDTEGKAITDALIWEDGSSL, from the coding sequence ATGAGAATTCTAAAGTATTTATTACTGATCTCTTTTGGAATTCCGATTTTATTCTTCGCTTCGGAAATTTTATATCTCGAATTTGCAAAGAAGTCAGGGAAAGAATTGATTCTTCCGATCCAAGGATACGATCCGAGAGATCTCCTTGCGGGACACTATCTTCGATACAGTATATCTTTTCAGACGGAGTCGGTTTGTCCCGAGACCGATCGTGAAGGAATTTTAAGAAAAACGAAATCGGAAGTATCGCATTGTCTCTGTTATTCTCATTCCGGAAAAATTTTGGAAGGGGAAGGGCTCTTTGTTGAAAATTGCGAGCCGGATACTCTGAAGAGTCGTGAACTTTGCCGGGTGTATCTTCGCGGAACCTGCGATTACGGAAGATTTAAGATTGGAAACGAAAGATACTACGTAAACGAACAAAAGGCTCGCGAATACGAGGTTCGTCTTCGTAAAGAGAAAGGAGTTCACATTCGTTTGAAAGTGGACACGGAGGGAAAAGCGATTACGGACGCTCTGATTTGGGAGGACGGATCTTCGCTGTGA
- a CDS encoding NAD(P)-dependent oxidoreductase — MNKYIISIIGTGIMGRGIASNLLKNGHKVRLYSRNPEKIEDLKNENSQIFNNPKEAAKESDLVILCLTEDEVVEKEVLRSGLLDSNPKVILDCGTTSLPLTFRLAKDCAQRKIRFYDCPMTGSKNAARDGQILFMIGAIQEEVEDVRFFLDACGKNTVYCGKVGDGQKAKLALNLIQAGIFEVYMEGFTLAQNAGVNAETLKEILLQSAAKSGIAEFKFPFVFSGNYETHFSLKNMRKDVYHAMELAEESKTELSLLKNLPVIYDSGMKAGFGENDFCSLNEVTAKIRPPKSERP; from the coding sequence ATGAACAAATATATAATATCCATCATAGGAACCGGAATTATGGGGAGGGGCATCGCCTCCAATCTTCTAAAAAATGGCCACAAGGTTCGACTCTATTCTCGAAATCCTGAAAAAATCGAGGATTTGAAAAATGAGAATTCTCAGATTTTTAACAACCCAAAAGAAGCCGCAAAAGAAAGCGATCTCGTAATTCTTTGCCTTACCGAAGACGAAGTCGTCGAAAAGGAAGTTTTACGATCGGGTTTACTCGATTCAAATCCAAAAGTCATCCTTGACTGCGGAACCACTTCCCTTCCCCTCACGTTTCGTCTGGCAAAAGATTGCGCTCAAAGAAAAATCAGATTCTACGATTGTCCGATGACTGGCTCTAAAAACGCAGCGAGAGACGGGCAGATTCTTTTTATGATCGGCGCCATCCAGGAAGAAGTGGAAGACGTTCGATTCTTCCTGGACGCTTGTGGAAAGAATACGGTCTATTGCGGGAAGGTCGGAGACGGACAAAAAGCAAAACTTGCATTGAATCTGATTCAAGCCGGAATCTTTGAAGTGTATATGGAAGGATTTACTCTCGCTCAAAACGCCGGAGTGAATGCGGAAACCCTAAAAGAAATTCTTCTTCAGTCCGCCGCAAAATCGGGAATCGCCGAGTTTAAATTTCCTTTTGTGTTCAGTGGAAACTACGAAACCCATTTTTCTCTCAAGAACATGAGAAAGGACGTCTATCACGCGATGGAACTCGCAGAAGAATCCAAGACTGAACTTTCTCTTCTCAAAAATCTTCCCGTTATTTACGACTCCGGAATGAAAGCGGGTTTTGGAGAAAACGATTTCTGCAGTCTCAACGAGGTCACAGCGAAGATCCGTCCTCCCAAATCAGAGCGTCCGTAA
- the mce gene encoding mammalian cell entry protein Mce, protein MSSLRYLLVGIIFTAAVGVVGYFTIITEGGPVKKRGEFMKITFRNAEGIKVGNKVTVQGVPFGYVSSIRLIQIDENGLEVQSGDLGIGTRVEVTLLLKEKIRLYDNYDIIIKNESLLTGRVISIDPGTTDPESQRLKTRSTPVTMIDYKTVGALKGRVLQDPLVSLSELISENRGDIRRTFSNIADITTKINTGDGSLGRLINNDDVHKNVNTVLTDAQIVLRELREGLEDTREQAPVTSFIRAALSAF, encoded by the coding sequence ATGAGTTCATTGCGTTATTTACTCGTAGGAATCATTTTTACTGCCGCGGTCGGAGTCGTGGGTTACTTTACGATCATCACCGAGGGCGGGCCCGTGAAAAAACGCGGAGAATTTATGAAGATCACATTCCGAAACGCGGAAGGAATCAAGGTGGGAAACAAAGTAACCGTACAAGGGGTTCCCTTTGGCTACGTTTCCTCGATCCGACTGATACAAATCGACGAAAACGGACTCGAAGTACAAAGCGGTGATCTGGGAATCGGAACGAGAGTCGAAGTCACACTCCTCTTAAAAGAAAAGATCAGACTCTACGACAACTATGACATCATCATCAAAAACGAAAGCCTTTTGACCGGGCGCGTCATATCGATCGATCCGGGAACTACCGATCCGGAATCACAAAGACTAAAGACGAGATCCACTCCCGTGACCATGATCGACTACAAAACCGTCGGGGCCTTAAAAGGAAGGGTTTTGCAGGACCCGTTGGTGAGTTTATCGGAGCTCATTTCGGAAAACCGCGGAGATATTCGAAGAACGTTTTCCAACATCGCGGATATCACGACAAAGATCAACACCGGAGACGGAAGTTTGGGAAGACTGATCAATAACGACGACGTCCATAAAAACGTAAACACCGTTTTGACGGACGCCCAAATCGTATTGCGGGAGCTCAGAGAAGGACTCGAGGACACGAGAGAACAGGCTCCCGTAACAAGCTTTATCAGAGCTGCTTTGAGCGCTTTCTAA
- a CDS encoding ABC transporter ATP-binding protein — translation MEPLAIELKNIHKSFGSRKILSGLDLQVRKGETLVIVGPSGTGKSVTLKHITGLLEPDAGECYIFGESISRVNNKVKEKLRARMGVLFQSGALINWLTVFDNVALPLREHKLATEEKIKEIVMEKLKLVDMVVAKDNFPNDISGGMKKRAGIARAITTNPEIILYDEPTSGLDPVMSNVINELVLKIQKETGAAQVVVTHDMSSAYMIADRISFVYKGKIVFTGTAEEIQKSDNELIQQFIHGKTKGPMILETK, via the coding sequence ATGGAACCACTCGCGATCGAACTCAAAAACATCCATAAAAGTTTCGGAAGCAGAAAGATTCTTTCGGGACTGGATCTCCAAGTGCGAAAAGGAGAGACCCTCGTGATCGTGGGTCCGTCCGGAACCGGAAAGTCGGTCACTCTCAAACATATCACGGGACTCCTTGAACCAGACGCCGGTGAATGTTATATTTTTGGGGAAAGTATTTCCCGAGTGAATAACAAGGTGAAAGAAAAACTACGCGCGAGAATGGGAGTTTTGTTTCAGTCGGGAGCCTTGATCAACTGGTTGACCGTGTTCGATAACGTAGCTCTTCCTCTGAGGGAGCACAAACTTGCGACCGAGGAAAAGATCAAAGAGATCGTGATGGAAAAACTAAAATTAGTGGATATGGTTGTCGCAAAGGATAACTTTCCGAACGATATTTCCGGCGGGATGAAAAAAAGGGCGGGAATCGCGAGAGCCATCACTACCAATCCCGAGATCATTCTCTATGACGAACCCACTTCCGGTTTGGACCCGGTGATGTCTAACGTGATCAACGAACTCGTTCTTAAGATTCAAAAAGAAACCGGTGCCGCGCAAGTCGTAGTAACTCACGATATGTCGAGCGCCTATATGATCGCGGATAGAATCAGTTTTGTATACAAGGGCAAAATCGTTTTTACCGGAACCGCGGAAGAGATCCAAAAATCGGACAACGAACTGATCCAACAATTCATTCACGGAAAGACAAAGGGTCCGATGATCCTGGAAACAAAATAG
- a CDS encoding MlaE family ABC transporter permease yields the protein MIESLKSRSTEFFYASGFTILLVYESILNLPYSFFKRKEILDQMYITGVGSISVVSIVAVFTGMIMSLNTGLGLKDFGAEGQIGLLMTITLTREMSPFMTALILSASIGSAMAAEIGTMKVSEEIDALEVMSIDPVRYLIFPRILGFSVMVPVLCVYSTILGIIGGAIVGYFQLGIDYFTYFRDVFDRVASIPGLKDLYVGILKGFIFGVIVSAISCSHGLRTSGGAIGVGRATRESVVTSFLMVIFTGYMITALLYRE from the coding sequence ATGATTGAAAGTTTAAAGTCCAGATCCACCGAATTTTTCTACGCGAGCGGTTTTACGATTCTTTTAGTATATGAGAGTATTCTAAATCTTCCGTATAGCTTTTTCAAAAGAAAAGAAATTCTGGATCAGATGTATATCACCGGAGTGGGAAGTATCTCCGTCGTATCGATCGTCGCCGTTTTTACTGGAATGATCATGTCGCTTAACACCGGCTTGGGTCTAAAAGACTTCGGCGCGGAAGGACAGATCGGCCTTTTGATGACGATCACCCTCACACGAGAGATGTCCCCTTTTATGACCGCGTTGATTCTTTCCGCTTCCATAGGATCCGCGATGGCCGCCGAGATTGGAACGATGAAAGTCTCCGAAGAAATCGACGCCTTGGAAGTGATGTCCATCGATCCCGTGCGTTATCTGATCTTTCCTAGGATTCTTGGTTTTTCAGTGATGGTCCCCGTTCTCTGCGTCTATTCGACGATACTCGGAATCATCGGAGGAGCGATCGTAGGTTATTTTCAATTGGGAATCGACTACTTTACTTATTTCAGAGACGTCTTTGATCGAGTCGCCTCGATCCCAGGACTCAAAGACTTGTATGTGGGAATTCTCAAAGGATTTATTTTCGGAGTTATTGTTTCCGCAATCTCTTGTTCCCACGGTTTGAGAACGAGCGGAGGCGCGATCGGAGTCGGGCGCGCTACAAGAGAATCGGTTGTTACTTCCTTCTTGATGGTCATCTTTACCGGATATATGATCACCGCCCTTCTTTACAGAGAATAA